One part of the Arachidicoccus terrestris genome encodes these proteins:
- a CDS encoding amylo-alpha-1,6-glucosidase produces the protein MDLLSNNTTDTQLKSQQEHKLDRDRYHIQPDSRHRGDHISVLNHANSFALMDSWGDIYPDKSGSDGIYHRGTRFINEWVLRVDTKKPLLLGSTIKQHNNIHSVDLTNPVLASGKIPENTIHIFRHQLMRDEGFYERITCVNYNESDVSFSLSLYYNGDFKDIFEIRGTKRQLSPGPVSKICQEHTGTVLIEYTGRDNIQRTAVIDYEGSIHANCKAQKMLIPVHLQPHEQRHFQIAIHFGIDQQTAPPLCFETAKQQILQDRYHHDLQWAQVVSKDIELNNWINRAYTDLFSLYAKVGKNHYIYAGVPWFNTPFGRDGIITAIEVLWIQPDLAKNVLKFLADWQAQNKSEDNDAEPGKILHEAREGEMANTGEIPFKRYYGTVDATPLFIILAGKYYKRSGDLGFIKRIWESVLDALKWMDQYGDQDEDLFVEYQFKNPDALTNQGWKDSVDSIMHEDGTLAQSPIALCEVQGYVYQAKLLASEMATALNDDLFAEKLSNEAEAIKRKFNEIFWDSQMNCYVLALDGQKTPCRVCASNAGHALFTGIADDDKARQTMQTLLSEKMFSHWGIRTLATDAVKYNPMSYHNGSIWPHDNALIAMGFARYGFKSAVIQVFNGLFEATTFIDLHRLPELFCGLKKRNGEGPTAYPVACSPQAWAVGSIFLLLESLLGMEINAQRKQIIFHDPLLPQKVQQLHIQHLSLGSFTCDVIISANALTTPEITIDHLSKGWTFRTLDTGKFW, from the coding sequence ATGGATTTATTATCAAATAATACGACCGACACCCAATTAAAATCGCAGCAGGAACATAAACTCGACCGCGACAGATATCATATCCAGCCAGATAGCAGACATCGCGGTGATCATATCAGCGTATTGAACCATGCCAACAGTTTTGCATTAATGGATAGCTGGGGCGATATCTATCCGGATAAATCAGGGTCAGACGGCATCTACCACAGAGGCACGAGGTTTATCAATGAGTGGGTGCTGCGTGTCGATACAAAAAAGCCACTGCTTTTAGGCAGCACCATTAAACAGCATAATAATATTCATTCAGTCGATCTGACCAATCCGGTACTGGCCAGCGGCAAAATCCCTGAAAATACGATTCATATATTCAGGCACCAACTAATGCGGGATGAGGGATTTTATGAAAGAATCACCTGTGTAAACTACAATGAAAGCGATGTATCATTTTCACTATCTCTGTATTACAACGGAGACTTTAAAGACATTTTTGAGATCCGGGGTACGAAAAGGCAATTGTCACCGGGGCCGGTCAGTAAAATCTGCCAGGAGCATACAGGTACTGTTCTCATTGAATATACCGGACGTGACAATATACAAAGAACTGCTGTAATTGATTATGAAGGAAGCATACATGCCAATTGCAAAGCACAGAAAATGCTCATTCCGGTACACCTCCAACCCCACGAACAGCGACATTTTCAAATAGCCATTCACTTCGGCATCGATCAGCAAACCGCCCCGCCATTATGCTTTGAAACTGCGAAGCAACAGATCCTGCAAGACAGATACCATCATGACCTTCAATGGGCGCAGGTGGTTTCAAAAGACATAGAACTGAATAACTGGATCAATAGAGCTTACACAGATTTGTTTTCCCTGTATGCGAAAGTGGGTAAAAACCATTATATATATGCAGGTGTCCCCTGGTTTAATACGCCATTCGGCAGAGACGGCATTATCACAGCTATAGAGGTGCTGTGGATACAGCCTGACCTTGCCAAAAATGTATTAAAGTTCCTGGCGGACTGGCAAGCTCAGAACAAATCAGAGGACAATGACGCCGAACCGGGCAAGATCCTGCACGAAGCGAGAGAAGGCGAAATGGCCAATACCGGTGAAATCCCCTTTAAACGCTACTACGGCACTGTCGATGCAACGCCACTTTTTATTATACTGGCCGGCAAATATTATAAAAGGTCCGGTGACCTGGGCTTTATCAAGCGTATCTGGGAATCGGTATTAGATGCGCTGAAATGGATGGATCAATATGGCGATCAAGACGAGGATCTATTTGTTGAGTATCAGTTTAAGAACCCGGATGCACTCACCAATCAGGGCTGGAAGGATTCTGTTGATTCAATTATGCATGAAGACGGCACGCTGGCCCAAAGCCCTATTGCCTTATGTGAAGTTCAGGGATACGTCTACCAGGCAAAACTATTGGCCTCAGAGATGGCTACAGCACTGAACGACGACCTCTTTGCAGAAAAACTATCCAACGAAGCAGAGGCTATTAAAAGGAAGTTCAATGAGATATTCTGGGATAGCCAGATGAACTGTTATGTACTGGCACTTGACGGCCAAAAAACACCTTGCCGCGTTTGCGCTTCCAACGCCGGCCACGCGCTATTCACAGGCATCGCCGATGACGATAAGGCCCGTCAAACCATGCAAACGCTCCTATCAGAGAAAATGTTCAGCCACTGGGGCATAAGGACCCTGGCCACCGACGCCGTAAAATATAATCCGATGTCCTATCATAATGGCTCTATCTGGCCACACGACAATGCCCTTATTGCGATGGGCTTTGCCAGATACGGCTTTAAATCGGCGGTAATACAGGTTTTTAACGGGCTTTTTGAGGCGACCACCTTTATTGATCTGCACCGTTTACCGGAACTGTTTTGCGGACTCAAAAAAAGAAACGGAGAGGGCCCCACCGCTTATCCTGTTGCCTGCTCACCCCAGGCCTGGGCTGTCGGCAGTATATTTTTACTGCTGGAATCCTTACTGGGCATGGAGATAAACGCACAAAGAAAACAGATTATTTTCCATGATCCATTACTGCCGCAAAAAGTGCAGCAACTGCACATCCAACACCTTTCACTGGGTTCGTTCACATGTGATGTCATCATCAGCGCCAACGCCTTAACTACGCCGGAAATAACGATCGATCATCTTTCTAAGGGTTGGACATTTCGGACATTAGACACCGGCAAGTTTTGGTAA
- a CDS encoding DNA-formamidopyrimidine glycosylase family protein, which translates to MPEGPTLVILKEALQPFKNKKVLKVEGNSKEPIATMSGKILKDIRTWGKQLLLCFSGFTLRVHFLLFGSYTINEPKENRTPRVSLQFKNGTVYFYAASIRFLEGDLDDLYPWEADIMADTWNPKRTKKLLSAQPDLLVCDALLTQELFAGSGNIIKNEVLFRKRIHPLNTIGDLPPAQLSAVIKDVRQYGFLFLKWKQQFVLRKHWCVHNKSICPRCQIPLKRAYLGKFKRRTFYCENCQVLYNKDQ; encoded by the coding sequence ATGCCAGAAGGTCCTACACTTGTTATTCTGAAAGAAGCTTTGCAACCTTTTAAAAACAAAAAAGTACTGAAAGTGGAAGGCAATAGCAAAGAACCGATTGCAACAATGAGCGGCAAAATCCTAAAAGATATCCGCACTTGGGGTAAGCAGCTTTTATTATGTTTTAGCGGCTTTACACTTCGTGTCCATTTTTTACTTTTTGGATCATATACGATTAACGAACCCAAAGAGAACAGAACACCAAGAGTAAGCCTCCAATTCAAAAACGGAACGGTTTATTTCTATGCAGCCTCCATCCGCTTCCTGGAAGGCGATCTGGACGATCTGTATCCCTGGGAAGCCGACATAATGGCCGACACCTGGAATCCGAAGAGGACAAAAAAATTGCTTTCAGCCCAGCCAGATCTGTTGGTTTGCGATGCGCTTTTAACCCAGGAACTGTTTGCCGGCTCAGGCAATATCATAAAAAATGAAGTGCTTTTCAGAAAACGGATCCACCCTTTGAATACCATTGGTGATTTACCGCCCGCCCAATTGAGCGCGGTCATTAAGGACGTACGTCAATATGGTTTTTTATTCTTAAAATGGAAACAACAATTTGTGTTGAGAAAGCATTGGTGTGTCCATAACAAATCGATCTGTCCGAGATGCCAGATCCCTTTAAAACGGGCTTATCTTGGCAAATTTAAAAGAAGGACTTTTTATTGTGAGAATTGTCAAGTATTATATAACAAGGATCAATAG